A stretch of the Theileria equi strain WA chromosome 1, complete sequence genome encodes the following:
- a CDS encoding hypothetical protein (encoded by transcript BEWA_019280A), with amino-acid sequence MLRSLYNTLGHNFNWRTVQCRRFSAPYTGKNVTTKDLEKADPKWAIEETNFCLGKVTEPIFKDTDDLARRTLQIMDSQLSKMHTRLRDGTCVPYMTLSLHQVVDRPCPNHVFMEQPLLKWTWDETYDEAYEDM; translated from the exons ATGCTTAGGAGTTTGTATAATACGCTTGGGCATAATTTTAACTGGAGGACTGTGCAATGTCGTAGATTTTCAGCTCCATATACGGGTAAAAACGTTACTACTAAGGACCTTGAAAAGGCAGATCCAAAATGGGCGATCGAAGAGACAAATTTCTGTCTTGGAAAAGTTACT GAACCTATTTTCAAGGATACAGACGACCTGGCCCGTAGAACTCTACAAATTATGGACAGCCAGCTCAGTAAGATGCATACGAGGCTTCGTGATGGGACATGCGTACCATATATGACACTCAGTTTGCACCAAGTTGTGGATAGACCATGTCCTAATCATGTTTTTATGGAACAACCGCTCCTTAAATGGA
- a CDS encoding DNAj/HSP40, putative (encoded by transcript BEWA_019290A), whose translation MGSLDSLASAQLQLERAGHDSKPTKSNTDSGSRSYSLVGGTAGTHVDDSIIGDPFIAGLFSTKKPRDAGAGLASGVKSVSKGVAIGAASLVVCPVVGVSQDGLTGFFKGVGTGVLAAITLPLTGLGVAGYQISRGIINTPRAICQKAVGKKWNKETGQWTDNWYSLDEEANKVFSTVSSFSSDEKDSTRNKTGESMFFSINNVASDGFSNIPVYDSTKSVSVVVETEFYEILDVPTNASQEAIRRSYYRLAKKYHPDKNSDEGSKEMFQRLGEAYQVLGDEERRKKYDLYGKSACSDMPILDSSLFFMMLFGSDAFEPYIGKLRMALFLELELNDALTPTAHDFEKLQTAREVKIALELREITRPFVCGDVINWKETVYEKAKALCKNSFSVEITKTIGWTYQNYAKQYLGKKNTFLGIAGKFAKTKEKVRSMEKSLRTFGSIMRTAIAERSLRKGKSLGDEHLLQEADLDNVCDENIPIILDAMLNICLMDVQNTVRAACKRLLKDMSVDATWRQRRAEALIEMGAIFTEVAKLEKYSIKVNGPSGPVDHFFSRVDEKRKCKNTHYSDDAFF comes from the coding sequence ATGGGTTCTCTGGATTCCTTGGCATCTGCCCAGCTCCAGCTGGAAAGGGCAGGACACGACTCGAAACCTACAAAATCTAATACTGATTCCGGTTCAAGATCTTATAGTCTAGTGGGTGGTACCGCTGGTACACATGTTGATGATAGTATCATAGGTGACCCATTTATAGCTGGACTGTTCTCGACGAAAAAGCCAAGAGATGCAGGGGCTGGTTTGGCTTCAGGAGTGAAAAGTGTTAGTAAAGGTGTGGCTATAGGTGCTGCGAGCTTAGTAGTGTGCCCGGTTGTAGGGGTGAGTCAAGATGGGTTAACCGGGTTCTTCAAGGGAGTTGGTACGGGTGTCCTTGCCGCTATAACACTACCTTTAACTGGTTTAGGTGTTGCAGGATATCAAATATCTAGGGGTATTATTAACACTCCAAGGGCTATATGTCAAAAGGCCGTTGggaaaaaatggaataaGGAGACTGGCCAATGGACAGACAACTGGTATAGTCTAGATGAGGAAGCTAATAAAGTATTTTCCACAGTTTCTAGCTTTTCCtcagatgaaaaggattCAACTCGTAACAAAACTGGAGAAAGTATGTTTTTTTCTATTAATAATGTTGCTTCAGATGGGTTCTCTAATATCCCAGTTTACGATTCGACAAAAAGTGTAAGCGTAGTTGTAGAAACAGAGTTTTATGAAATTTTGGATGTGCCAACCAATGCCTCTCAGGAAGCAATCAGGCGTAGTTATTATAGATTGGCAAAGAAATATCACCCTGATAAAAATTCTGACGAGGGATCGAAAGAAATGTTTCAGAGGCTGGGAGAAGCATATCAAGTTTTGGGTGATGAGGAAAGGAGAAAGAAATACGATCTGTATGGAAAGTCAGCATGTAGTGATATGCCCATATTAGACAGCTCTCTATTTTTCATGATGTTATTTGGCTCTGACGCGTTTGAGCCATATATAGGCAAATTGAGAATGGCGTTGTTCTTAGAATTGGAACTTAATGATGCCCTTACACCTACAGCTCATGACTTTGAGAAACTACAAACCGCTCGCGAGGTAAAAATCGCGCTAGAGCTTAGGGAAATAACGAGACCATTTGTATGTGGCGACGTCATCAACTGGAAAGAAACTGTCTATGAGAAGGCTAAGGCATTATGCAAAAACTCCTTCAGCGTAGAAATTACAAAAACTATAGGATGGACTTACCAAAACTATGCAAAGCAGTACCTTGGAAAAAAGAATACATTCCTGGGTATAGCCGGGAAATTCGCAAAAACCAAGGAAAAGGTTAGATCAATGGAAAAGAGCCTTAGAACATTTGGTTCCATTATGAGAACGGCCATAGCCGAAAGGAGTCTAAGAAAAGGAAAGTCACTAGGAGACGAACACCTGCTGCAAGAAGCTGATTTAGATAACGTATGCGACGAAAATATCCCAATTATCCTCGATGCAATGCTAAACATCTGCCTTATGGACGTGCAGAACACAGTGCGAGCCGCTTGTAAAAGGCTCCTAAAAGACATGTCTGTGGATGCGACATGGAGACAGAGGAGAGCAGAAGCACTTATTGAAATGGGAGCAATATTTACGGAAGTTGCCAAACTCGAAAAATACTCCATAAAGGTGAACGGCCCTTCCGGCCCGGTAGATCACTTTTTTTCACGAGTAGATGAAAAGAgaaaatgcaaaaacaCCCACTATAGCGATGATGCCTTCTTCTAA
- a CDS encoding ribosomal protein S29e, putative (encoded by transcript BEWA_019300A) — translation MGSLFNKHPKNFGPGSHQCRVCFNRHGIIRKYGLEICRQCFRERATAIGFHKVI, via the exons atggGAAGCTTGTTCAACAAACATCCTAAAAATTTCGGACCTGGAAGCCACCaatg CCGTGTTTGCTTCAACAGACATGGAATTATTCGCAAATATGGTTTGGAAATTTGTCGTCAATGTTTCCGTGAGCGTGCTACCGCTATTGGATTCCACAAGGTAATTTGA
- a CDS encoding signal peptide-containing protein (encoded by transcript BEWA_019310A), translating into MNGSFLPFLCVIIYLWVFVYVLIAGIGVLDKNCKIDKNHILVAHNDYRHFHLAPKLEWSDELEESAIKEAKRISNENSCKLPSYYRKLTATNYLSVRRQTLEERVAVEFWYEGKIDYDFVKCSAKSRNPNLLAFTQLIWKNTTHVGCGVTCCDTDMILVCRYHPFGNIPGEFCSNVEKRYYDTMMEESHNTPTQTLAMPNA; encoded by the exons ATGAACGGTTCCTTCCTTCCATTTCTGTGTGTAATCATTTATTTATGGGTCTTTGTTTATGT GTTAATTGCTGGAATCGGCGTTTTAGAtaaaaattgcaaaataGAT AAAAATCACATTCTGGTGGCACATAATGACTATCGGCATTTTCACCTAGCCCCCAAACTAGAATG GAGCGATGAGTTGGAAGAATCCGCAATTAAAGAGGCCAAGAGG ATATCAAATGAGAACTCATGCAAATTACCATCTTACTATCGCAAATTAACCGCAACAAACTACCTGTCTGTAAGAAGACAAACGCTAGAAGAACGTGTCGCTGTTGAATTTTGGTATGAAG GAAAAATAGACTACGACTTTGTAAAAT GTTCCGCAAAGAGTAGGAATCCAAATTTGCTTGCCTTTACGCAGCTtatatggaagaatacAACG CATGTTGGATGCGGAGTGACATGTTGTGATACCGACATGATCCTGGTTTGTAGATATCATCCGTTTGGGAATATTCCAG GTGAATTTTGTTCAAATGTTGAAAAAAGG TATTATGATACAATGATGGAAGAATCACATAATACACCAACACAAACACTGGCTATGCCAAATGCCTGA
- a CDS encoding hypothetical protein (encoded by transcript BEWA_019320A) codes for MASSSSGIPESFDSPYPRDYESNEDSLSQSEVDDDLVFLYRRMTYGTFSNRIASFMFLVYRFFLCILQWLKSQAFTLSCIAFVLMDALITVMYKRLIDHTKNYVMVTMQIIIGTFASLIGIVYIFCSIFFKEYMSRPFSPRPLFVLGVLDMFSTGLTAIGSTHTSGFMLVLLSQIGVPLTMLTCYLILSKKYHRYQYISSVFILTFAVLKPLLSRDDSTNNRLFHNLIFMGSCIPDSIAAALRERQYTSRFFHVVKYQFYSLWLHFGFNLLFTTFTLPYTGGGILGYFENLAKLFFDGYKCLFFGINSIVDNCGYGKRVTCDDCGEAAKIFFIYLILSTILRISYVLIMMDGSVTFTFLLGTVKVPLTSIAFSLHFIAGDSVSTFGTLDLVCFFGIVGGLILYSVGSKCMQEARGEELSQPLMETSQA; via the coding sequence ATGGCTTCATCTAGTAGTGGGATACCAGAGTCATTTGACTCTCCCTATCCTAGGGATTATGAATCAAATGAAGATTCCCTCTCTCAATCTGAGGTGGATGATGACCTGGTTTTCTTGTATAGAAGAATGACTTATGGTACATTTTCAAATCGCATAGCATCATTTATGTTTCTTGTGTATCGTTTTTTTCTCtgtattttacaatggCTAAAGAGCCAAGCCTTCACTCTGTCATGCATAGCATTCGTTTTAATGGATGCGCTTATAACTGTAATGTATAAGCGGTTGATAGATCATACGAAGAATTATGTCATGGTAACAATGCAGATAATTATAGGCACATTCGCCTCTCTGATTGGAATTGTTTACATATTTTGCtcaatatttttcaaagaataCATGAGCAGGCCATTCTCACCGCGGCCGCTCTTTGTTTTGGGGGTTTTAGACATGTTTTCTACAGGTTTGACAGCAATTGGAAGTACACATACAAGTGGTTTTATGTTGGTTCTATTAAGTCAAATCGGTGTCCCACTCACAATGTTGACATGTTACTTGATTTTATCTAAAAAGTATCACCGGTATCAATATATTAGTTCAGTATTTATTTTGACATTTGCGGTTTTGAAGCCCTTGCTCTCACGGGATGATTCAACAAATAACCGTCTATTTCACAATTTGATTTTCATGGGCTCATGCATCCCAGACAGTATCGCAGCTGCGCTACGCGAAAGGCAGTATACCTCACGATTTTTTCATGTTGTAAAATATCAGTTTTACAGCCTTTGGTTGCACTTTGGATTCAACCTTCTGTTCACTACCTTCACTCTTCCTTATACTGGCGGGGGAATATTAGGGTACTTTGAAAACTTGGCTAAACTATTTTTCGATGGATACAAATGCTTATTCTTTGGAATAAATTCCATAGTTGATAATTGTGGATATGGCAAGCGTGTGACTTGTGATGATTGCGGTGAAGCtgcaaaaatattctttatatatttaattCTCAGCACGATTTTAAGAATATCGTATGTGCTGATCATGATGGACGGTTCTGTAACCTTTACATTTCTTCTGGGAACTGTTAAAGTACCACTCACTTCTATCGCGTTTTCTCTGCATTTTATAGCAGGTGATAGTGTCTCAACATTTGGAACCCTTGACTTGGTGTGTTTTTTCGGTATTGTAGGAGGTCttattttatattctgtTGGGTCTAAGTGTATGCAGGAGGCCCGGGGTGAAGAACTATCCCAACCACTAATGGAGACCTCTCAAGCATAA
- a CDS encoding hypothetical protein (encoded by transcript BEWA_019330A), translating into MLFQQKVNVHIRQCDDKIDISLCKKGRWSYTSCGTVTISVEEEILAQNVPKRRTYTLVHDNKSASKLAMTIYKMDENIATMEITPLTLQVLIQSQLEGNVLEEEMLRGLEEMSDTERLRYFAIVISGPLKKMNSIGKKWTEYFFKPLEISPGYWEWCYWKSLEKYESGEECLGGFSFLAISVIVPDPKERRNFYIRYHNEDGEHGMIFKRVDRDRNVWTDGLFEFVERVREVYLKNPKFRNLKKAKKRIIRCKDLDPGVRFEDICKEVKSDDSKPNLNTTHTVMSPVNLITPEKKTLRDNIQIMASNMYKTGNENVA; encoded by the exons ATGTTATTTCAGCAAAAAGTCAATGTACACATTCGGCAATGTGATGACAAGATTGACATTAGCCTGTGCAAAAAGGGAAGGTGGTCTTACACTTCATGTGGAACGGTAACGATTTCCGTGGAAGAGGAAATCCTCGCACAAAATGTCCCAAAAAGAAGGACATACACACTTGTGCATGATAACAAATCGGCAAGTAAACTCGCA ATGACCATCTACAAAATGGATGAAAACATCGCAACAATGGAAATAACTCCACTCACACTCCAAGTACTTATTCAGAGCCAATTAGAAGGAAACGTTCTAG AGGAGGAGATGCTAAGAGGCTTAGAAGAGATGTCTGATACAGAAAGATTACGATACTTTGCTATTGTCATATCTGGTCCATTAAAAAAAATGAATAGCATTGGTAAAAAGTGGACAGAATACTTTTTTAAACCACTTGAAATATCTCCGGGCTACTGGGAATGGTGTTACTGGAAATCCTTGGAGAAATATGAG AGTGGAGAAGAATGTTTGGGAGGCTTCTCATTCTTGGCAATTAGTGTCATAGTACCCGATCCCAAAGAACGCAGGAACTTTTACATTAGGTATCACAACGAAGATGGTGAACATGGGATGATTTTTAAAAGAGTAGACAGGGACAGAAACGTATGGACCGATGGTCTTTTCGAATTTGTGGAGAGGGTTAGGGAGGTATACCTTAAAAACCCTAAATTCCGTAATTTGAAAAAGGCAAAAAAACGAATCATTCGCTGTAAGGACCTAGACCCTGGAGTCCGATTCGAGGATATATGCAAAGAAGTGAAATCGGATGACTCAAAACCAAATTTAAATACTACCCATACCGTAATGAGCCCTGTCAATCTTATAACACCTGAAAAAAAGACGTTGCGGGATAACATTCAGATTATGGCTTCTAACATGTATAAAACGGGAAATGAAAATGTAGCATGA
- a CDS encoding hypothetical protein (encoded by transcript BEWA_019340A): protein MKRVVSKPSKRRGIRKIPKDAKLIPNIPECDYFSTFPGVYYHFTKMEWRTTCKDPVVNSKRWQRTFGIKKYGFYEAKLKAEIVSMESNRQFQLSKFANSVGNYPNNGDNNAETRYFNPVYNCVPQLNAGINITFCPYCLRVLNGNEQTFNNFVVNIPTGTNG, encoded by the coding sequence atgaaaagggTAGTTAGTAAGCCTTCAAAACGCCGTGGAATTCGTAAGATACCAAAGGATGCCAAATTGATACCAAACATTCCAGAATGTGACTATTTCAGCACATTTCCGGGTGTATACTATCATTTTACCAAAATGGAGTGGAGAACAACGTGCAAAGATCCAGTGGTTAACTCTAAAAGATGGCAAAGAACATTTGGAATAAAAAAGTATGGATTCTACGAAGCCAAATTAAAAGCGGAAATCGTATCAATGGAATCGAACAGACAATTCCAACTGTCTAAATTTGCCAATTCGGTTGGGAACTACCCCAATAATGGCGATAACAATGCCGAAACGCGCTATTTCAATCCTGTCTACAATTGTGTTCCTCAGTTAAATGCTGGCATTAATATAACATTCTGTCCGTACTGTCTTCGTGTTTTGAATGGAAATGAACAAACATTCAACAACTTTGTAGTCAATATTCCTACCGGAACAAACGGATAA
- a CDS encoding hypothetical protein (encoded by transcript BEWA_019350A), protein MLVVSGGYEGGIVGLEVPDELTESDTDNYPVRQVFRLLCSQGSIKCMDISTDFMACGGADETVQVYNLTTKKKHGEIMLSEGYITAISIYGTIKNGLLLIGNEYGDIAMYNSRDLDFVKLFKGHKADITGISIYKDSTLFISTSSDGYLRLWDLKSQLCIFNTKLEISPIGVCWSNDGSFYLVYSSKEIYKCSTSDDAFKLFKNDENKYTRCCWLDDKIIACTNSGYVIVYDDDKVHKSQLHQVRIKDVSQINGNIITGDSNGQIVCSKLVHDGKTEFTTLWKHQVGIRLNVLVSR, encoded by the exons ATGTTGGTCGTTTCTGGAGGATATGAAGGCGGAATTGTTGGTTTAGAAGTTCCCGATGAACTCACAGAATCAGATACCGATAATTATCCAGTTAGACAGGTCTTTCGTTTGCTCTGTAGCCAG GGTTCCATAAAATGTATGGATATAAGTACTGATTTTATGGCATGTGGAGGTGCTGATGAAACTGTACA AGTATACAACTTGACAACTAAGAAAAAGCACGGTGAAATCATGTTATCTGAAGGATATATAACTGCCATATCTATTTATGGGACTATAAAGAATGGTTTACTTTTGATTGGTAATGAATATGGCGATATAGCTATGTATAATAGTAGAGATTTAGACtttgtaaaacttttcaaGGGTCATAAAGCAGATATTACTGGAATATCAATCTATAAAGATAGTACATTGTTTATATCCACAAGTTCTGATGGATATTTGAGGCTTTGGGATCTAAAATCCCAATTATGTATATTTAATACAAAATTAGAAATTTCACCTATCGGAGTTTGTTGGTCCAATGATGGTTCTTTCTACCTGGTTTACTCCTCAAAAGAG ATATATAAGTGTTCGACATCTGATGATGCCTTCAAGttgtttaaaaatgatgagAACAAAT ACACACGTTGTTGTTGGCtagatgataaaattatAGCCTGTACAAATTCTGGTTATGTTATCGTCTATGATGATGACAAAGTTCACAAATCGCAATTGCATCAAGTTCGCATAAAAGACGTTTCACAGATTAAC GGAAACATAATAACTGGGGACTCCAACGGCCAAATCGTCTGCTCAAAACTCGTACATGACGGAAAGACTGAATTTACTACACTGTG GAAACACCAAGTTGGGATTAGATTAAATGTACTTGTATCTCGATAA
- a CDS encoding hypothetical protein (encoded by transcript BEWA_019360A), translated as MYNRTHQLQALAAGQAISNAYHPDCIITVSDELSLQNGPKDDEGEASFGQDFVQFMAEVDATRKCIKFIDDGTESIKKLLNLSLDVVTSAQNDEISTNLNKLIEQTNIICTQCKSNITKLEPKKSHGTPTETRIRTNAYNVCVKHFQNAMKRYQDAQVNFKKSIKDRATRQIQLIYPEMNEYELEQILVQSNTHSAVEYVAKSNILGGINLRDAVTNIQGKYNDILALEQSMEGLKQMMVDLAGVVSYQGDLIEQIERNALEAVDYTDRANAQLIKAQHNKKRGGRLLMWLTCSVICGGIIVIIPVIIRLA; from the exons ATGTATAACCGTACACATCAGTTGCAAGCTTTGGCAGCAGGCCAAGCTATATCAAATGCTTATCATCCTGATTGTATAATAACGGTCTCAGATGAACTCTCTTTGCAGAATGGACCG AAGGATGACGAAGGCGAAGCATCTTTTGGACAGGATTTCGTCCAGTTTATGGCAGAAGTAGATGCAACCAGAAAATGTattaaatttatagatgATGGAACGGAATCCATCAAGAAACTTTTAAACCTTAGTCTAGATGTTGTTACGAGCGCacaaaatgatgaaattagTACTAATTTGAACAAGTTAATCGAGCAAACAAATATAATTTGTACCCAATGCAAATCGAATATTACAAAACTTGAGCCAAAAAAATCACATGGAACACCCACAGAAACCAGAATTCGTACAAATGCATATAATGTATGCGTGAAACACTTTCAAAATGCTATGAAGCGTTATCAAGATGCTCAGGtcaatttcaaaaaatcGATAAAGGACAGAGCTACCAGACAAATACAGCTGATATATCCAGAGATGAATGAATATGAATTGGAGCAAATTCTTGTACAATCAAATACTCATTCAGCTGTTGAGTATGTTGCCAAGTCTAATATTTTAGGG GGTATTAACCTTCGTGATGCAGTAACGAATATACAAGGGAAATACAATGATATTCTCGCTCTAGAACAAA GTATGGAGGGGCTGAAGCAAATGATGGTAGATCTAGCAGGTGTTGTCTCATATCAGGGCGATTTGATCGAACAAATTGAAAGAAATGCTCTTGAGGCAGTGGATTACACTGATCGGGCAAATGCACAATTGATAAAGGCTCAACATAACAAAAAGCGCGGAGGAAGGTTGCTTATGTGGCTTACTTGTTCAGTTATTTGTGGAGGGATCATAGTTATCATACCCGTCATTATCAGACTCGcataa
- a CDS encoding hypothetical protein (encoded by transcript BEWA_019370A) — protein sequence MTKLIYWELQDPDESTCGVHSINAILQGPIVDYEELYRASLEIEELERQFLLEAGIIPDEYYKTENAHHRRTAFDFTALERVLGNHNYICERCKTNSLSHEQIDSSIAFLCNVSGHWLSMREVHDGRWFVIDSLKTGPIELDKANLYNHINEIILRNQSVFIVKNKDNKELPVYTHQEGKLRKHQRYTEI from the exons ATGACTAAACTCATATACTGGGAACTCCAGGATCCTGATGAATCTACCTGTGGAGTCCACTCAATTAATGCCATTTTACAA GGTCCTATTGTTGACTATGAGGAGTTGTATCGTGCCTCTCTTGAAATTGAAGAGCTAGAGAGGCAATTTTTATTGGAAGCAG GAATTATCCCCGATGAGTACTATAAGACAGAAAATGCACATCACAGGAGAACAGCTTTCGATTTTACA GCTCTAGAAAGAGTACTAGGGAACCATAACTACATATGTGAACGTTGTAAGACGAATTCCCTATCGCACGAGCAAATTGACTCAAGTATCGCGTTCCTTTGTAATGTTAGCGGTCATTGGCTTAGTATGAGGGAAGTGCACGATGGAAGATG GTTTGTGATCGACAGTCTCAAGACTGGGCCAATAGAATTGGACAAGGCCAATTTGTATAACCATATTAACGAAATAATTCTGAGAAATCAGTCTGTATTCATTGTcaaaaataaagataacAAAGAATTGCCGGTATATACTCATCAGGAGGGGAAATTGAGAAAGCATCAGAGATATACAGAAATCTGA